The following are encoded together in the Mumia sp. Pv4-285 genome:
- a CDS encoding HNH endonuclease signature motif containing protein: MFDLDTMDALEAALDAFAAQVVPLATDAQTCEVLRRLQLVADRIGGLQATWLEQMQDQSSYEAEGASSVAAWARRELRWDVKQTRRALAAGRTARVLPEVGAAHRRGEITQAHVDAFTLALKKADRVVITDAEEVMLDVALVCEPAELSKQLRMLTQAAHPEGLEDAWLAGMDKHDLSVAACGDGYHVRGFLDAVAGARFETWLKAACAPRGADDTRSPAQRRVDAVGDFAAAALAHGMPSERGMRPQVNVMVDADWLAGQPGAQPPVLAGWGPIGAKLFDYLSCDADRTDLLVDGATTGRTPQADILNVGRTRRLANREQRRAVRARQGGVCANPGCGGTVLELHHAAWWLRDGGRTDLDELVGLCPRCHQLIHAGRLWVEPDGQGGFVFSRRAGTRILEIEDAQRRQRHNLSQWLRTLRTLRDIPAVAEALTAATADGPVGSSMDPTADAPLGSDLAEILLGDPPPSGAVRVRSYRYGDLVDSHRQLRDTLASPHHERLIRLRT, translated from the coding sequence ATGTTCGACCTCGACACCATGGACGCGCTGGAGGCGGCGCTGGACGCGTTCGCCGCCCAGGTGGTGCCGTTGGCCACGGACGCGCAGACGTGCGAGGTCCTGCGCCGCCTGCAGCTGGTCGCCGATCGCATCGGTGGCCTGCAGGCGACTTGGCTGGAGCAGATGCAGGACCAGTCCTCCTACGAGGCCGAGGGGGCGTCGTCGGTGGCGGCGTGGGCGCGTCGCGAGCTGCGGTGGGACGTCAAGCAGACCCGCCGGGCGCTGGCGGCGGGCCGGACGGCGCGGGTGCTGCCCGAGGTCGGTGCTGCGCACAGGCGTGGCGAGATCACCCAGGCCCACGTGGACGCGTTCACCCTCGCCCTGAAGAAGGCCGACCGGGTCGTGATCACCGACGCCGAGGAGGTGATGCTCGACGTCGCCCTGGTGTGTGAGCCGGCCGAGCTGTCCAAGCAGCTGAGGATGCTGACCCAGGCGGCGCATCCCGAGGGGTTGGAGGATGCCTGGCTCGCGGGGATGGACAAGCACGACCTGTCGGTGGCCGCCTGCGGGGACGGCTACCACGTCAGGGGGTTCCTCGACGCGGTCGCCGGGGCACGGTTCGAGACCTGGCTCAAGGCGGCCTGCGCGCCCCGCGGAGCCGACGACACCCGCAGTCCGGCGCAGCGGCGGGTCGACGCGGTCGGTGACTTCGCCGCCGCCGCGCTCGCGCACGGGATGCCGTCCGAGCGGGGGATGCGGCCCCAGGTCAACGTGATGGTCGACGCCGACTGGCTGGCAGGCCAGCCCGGGGCGCAACCGCCGGTGCTGGCCGGGTGGGGGCCGATCGGGGCCAAGCTGTTCGACTACCTGAGCTGCGACGCCGACCGCACCGACCTGCTCGTCGACGGTGCCACGACCGGACGCACTCCCCAGGCCGACATCCTCAACGTGGGCCGCACCCGACGCCTGGCCAACCGTGAGCAGCGTCGCGCGGTCCGGGCGCGCCAAGGCGGTGTCTGCGCGAATCCAGGCTGCGGCGGCACGGTTCTCGAGCTCCACCATGCCGCCTGGTGGCTGCGCGACGGCGGCCGCACCGACCTCGACGAGCTCGTCGGCCTGTGCCCTCGCTGCCACCAGCTGATCCACGCCGGCCGGCTGTGGGTCGAACCCGACGGCCAGGGCGGGTTCGTCTTCAGCCGCCGCGCCGGCACGCGGATCCTCGAGATCGAAGACGCCCAGCGCCGCCAACGCCACAACCTCTCCCAGTGGCTGCGCACCTTGCGCACCCTGCGCGACATCCCCGCGGTCGCCGAAGCACTCACCGCCGCGACCGCCGACGGTCCGGTGGGGAGCAGCATGGACCCCACGGCTGACGCGCCTCTCGGCAGCGACCTGGCCGAGATCCTTCTCGGCGACCCGCCGCCGTCAGGTGCCGTGCGCGTACGCAGCTACCGCTACGGCGACCTGGTCGACTCCCACCGACAGCTACGCGACACCCTCGCCAGTCCCCACCACGAACGACTCATCAGACTCCGCACATAG
- a CDS encoding Fic family protein: protein MNHGDSGFAVGWESRPWGREPDRAASRRQRLSARGPYEAAVPARIAEVSVQIGADLQAEAEDAIREITRFDAEVGGLAGRRADAAESAAELAPLASVLLRTESASSSEIEGVTAGARALALAAIAARSGPNAQLVTANVAAMQRAVELADDISVRSILAAHEALLTGHEYAAPGRLRDQQVWIGSNALSPHTASFVPPHHSRVAADLDDLIAFVNRADLPVLVQVAIAHAQFETIHPFNDGNGRVGRTLVHAMLRHSDVTRRLTVPVSAGLLTDTTAYFRALTDYRAGDVEPIIRQFANASFRAVSNGRQLVEDLDQIYDGWLERLTSRRGSAARRLLPCLLNQPAVDVAYVESTLGIALSAAQRAVEQLDDAGVLSRSGDSRRNRVWLATEVIDALDRFAERVGRRAW from the coding sequence ATGAACCACGGAGACAGCGGTTTCGCCGTCGGGTGGGAGTCCCGTCCGTGGGGCCGCGAGCCTGATCGCGCCGCTTCTCGACGGCAGCGACTGTCCGCACGCGGCCCGTACGAGGCAGCAGTCCCGGCGCGGATAGCCGAGGTCTCCGTGCAGATCGGCGCCGATCTCCAGGCAGAGGCTGAGGACGCCATCCGCGAGATCACGCGCTTCGATGCGGAGGTCGGCGGCCTTGCCGGCCGACGCGCTGACGCCGCGGAGTCCGCTGCCGAGCTGGCGCCGCTGGCCTCCGTGCTGCTGCGGACCGAGTCCGCCTCGTCGTCGGAGATCGAGGGTGTCACGGCGGGAGCCCGCGCGTTGGCACTGGCCGCGATCGCTGCGAGGTCCGGCCCGAACGCCCAGCTCGTCACGGCGAACGTCGCCGCGATGCAGCGTGCGGTCGAGCTGGCCGACGACATCAGCGTCCGCTCGATCCTGGCGGCCCACGAGGCACTGCTGACCGGCCACGAGTACGCCGCTCCCGGCAGGCTCCGCGATCAGCAGGTGTGGATCGGCAGCAACGCCTTGAGCCCGCACACCGCGTCGTTCGTCCCGCCCCATCACTCGCGGGTGGCGGCAGACCTCGACGACCTGATCGCCTTCGTCAACCGGGCCGACCTGCCTGTCCTCGTGCAGGTCGCGATCGCCCATGCTCAGTTCGAGACGATCCACCCCTTCAACGACGGCAACGGCCGTGTCGGACGCACCCTCGTCCACGCGATGCTGCGCCACTCCGACGTCACGCGACGCCTGACGGTGCCCGTCTCCGCCGGCCTGCTCACCGACACGACCGCCTACTTCCGCGCGCTGACGGACTACCGTGCCGGCGACGTCGAGCCGATCATCCGGCAGTTCGCCAACGCGTCGTTCCGTGCGGTCAGCAACGGGAGGCAGCTGGTCGAGGACCTCGACCAGATCTACGACGGGTGGCTCGAGCGCCTGACGTCACGTCGAGGCTCGGCTGCCCGAAGGCTGCTGCCGTGCCTGCTCAATCAGCCGGCCGTCGACGTCGCCTACGTCGAGAGCACCCTGGGGATCGCGCTCTCTGCTGCCCAGCGCGCCGTCGAGCAGCTGGACGATGCCGGAGTCCTGTCGCGCTCGGGAGACAGCCGACGCAACAGGGTATGGCTGGCGACGGAGGTCATCGACGCCCTGGACCGGTTCGCCGAGCGCGTGGGGCGCCGCGCCTGGTGA
- a CDS encoding sulfatase, whose product MPTIEAPEHVTEPSRRSVLRGIAASALTLTVAPSAIARADATGRRRPNIIVVSIDDLGWDELGCYGNTFNETPHIDRLASEGLQFDTAYAAAPLCSPTRAALISGLFPARTGITDFLRGEPAPSDKRLSTDIRTVPDVLGPYGYTTGLIGKWHLTERYSGDYRSRPGNPYAHGFDEVIASEEKYIGDGDYFHPYFFMPDLPAREPGEYLTDRLAQETVDFLGRHRDEPFFLHVSNYAVHTKLDAKPDLVAKYSAKPGAKDSPNRPLLAAMLESIDDQVGRIAATLVEFGIARDTLLFVTSDNGGPYRDANAPLRGGKGELYEGGIRVPLIASWPGTIQPGRHDATPTSTIDVLPTALDLAGGRPGREFDGESIAPILTGRGRVRRDTLFWVYPHFIGSTHPHAAVRRGRYKLVQYLRDGRTELYDLARDPGETTDISADEVVTERILRALLRAHLADVDVLPPPPSRGAYPLRELEETFDGDLSRWETLPVGAAFGEVAVRDGQLAVTASRMSHLVFRSDVAPSSDEVAIVLDTGTFAESGTQDTVFVGLAKDADNYLLFRYHNGLHRVGWDLRIDGALITAGGEPLGNLDGSVDLAGPAARYAFVLRGTTATAYADQGSGWQFLYSVDVGGAIDLADPAVRASYRYAASVRLDDGTITLDGITAHRAARRHRGHH is encoded by the coding sequence ATGCCCACGATCGAGGCACCAGAGCACGTCACCGAACCGTCCCGCCGCTCCGTTCTCCGCGGCATCGCCGCATCCGCCCTCACGCTCACGGTCGCGCCCAGCGCCATCGCCCGGGCCGATGCAACCGGCCGGCGCCGCCCCAACATCATCGTGGTCTCGATCGACGACCTCGGGTGGGACGAGCTCGGCTGCTACGGCAACACCTTCAACGAGACGCCGCACATCGACCGGCTTGCGAGCGAGGGCTTGCAGTTCGACACCGCGTACGCCGCTGCGCCGCTGTGCTCGCCGACCCGCGCCGCCCTCATCTCCGGGCTCTTTCCGGCGCGCACGGGCATCACCGACTTCCTCCGCGGCGAGCCCGCCCCGAGCGACAAGCGCCTCTCGACCGACATCCGCACCGTCCCCGACGTCCTCGGACCGTACGGCTACACCACGGGGTTGATCGGCAAGTGGCACCTGACCGAGCGCTACTCCGGCGACTACCGCAGCCGTCCCGGCAACCCGTACGCGCACGGGTTCGACGAGGTCATCGCGTCGGAGGAGAAGTACATCGGCGACGGTGACTACTTCCACCCGTACTTCTTCATGCCGGACCTCCCGGCGCGCGAGCCGGGGGAGTACCTCACCGACCGCCTCGCGCAGGAGACCGTCGACTTCCTCGGCCGCCACCGCGACGAGCCCTTCTTCCTCCACGTGTCGAACTACGCCGTCCACACGAAGCTTGACGCGAAGCCCGACCTCGTGGCCAAGTACTCCGCGAAACCGGGTGCGAAGGACTCGCCGAACCGCCCGCTGCTCGCCGCCATGCTCGAGAGCATCGACGACCAGGTCGGCCGGATCGCCGCGACCCTCGTCGAGTTCGGCATCGCCCGCGACACGTTGCTGTTCGTGACGTCGGACAACGGTGGCCCGTACAGGGATGCGAACGCACCGCTGCGCGGAGGCAAGGGCGAGCTGTACGAGGGCGGGATCCGCGTGCCGCTGATCGCGTCGTGGCCCGGCACGATCCAGCCCGGCCGCCACGACGCAACACCGACGAGCACGATCGACGTCCTCCCGACCGCGCTCGACCTCGCGGGTGGACGGCCGGGCCGCGAGTTCGACGGTGAGAGCATCGCGCCGATCCTCACCGGCCGGGGCCGCGTCCGACGCGACACGCTCTTCTGGGTCTACCCGCACTTCATCGGCAGCACCCACCCGCACGCCGCCGTACGCCGCGGCCGCTACAAGCTCGTCCAGTACCTCCGCGACGGACGTACCGAGCTGTACGATCTCGCTCGCGACCCGGGCGAGACGACCGACATCTCCGCGGACGAGGTCGTCACCGAGCGCATCCTGCGAGCACTGCTGCGTGCGCACCTCGCCGACGTCGACGTGCTTCCGCCGCCGCCGTCCCGCGGGGCGTACCCGCTCCGCGAGCTCGAGGAGACCTTCGACGGCGACCTCTCGCGCTGGGAGACGCTGCCGGTCGGAGCCGCGTTCGGCGAGGTCGCCGTACGGGACGGGCAGCTCGCCGTCACCGCCTCACGGATGTCGCACCTCGTCTTCCGTTCCGACGTGGCCCCGAGTTCCGACGAGGTCGCGATCGTCCTCGACACGGGCACGTTCGCCGAGTCCGGCACCCAGGACACGGTGTTCGTGGGCCTGGCGAAGGACGCCGACAACTACCTGCTGTTCCGCTATCACAACGGACTGCACCGGGTCGGCTGGGACCTGCGCATCGACGGCGCGCTGATCACCGCGGGTGGCGAGCCGCTCGGCAACCTCGACGGTTCCGTCGACCTCGCCGGACCCGCTGCCCGGTACGCGTTCGTGCTCCGCGGCACGACGGCGACCGCGTACGCGGACCAGGGGAGCGGCTGGCAGTTCCTCTACTCCGTCGACGTCGGTGGCGCGATCGACCTCGCCGACCCGGCCGTACGCGCGTCGTACCGGTACGCGGCGAGCGTCCGGCTCGACGACGGCACGATCACGCTCGACGGGATCACTGCCCACCGTGCAGCGCGTCGGCACCGCGGTCACCACTGA
- a CDS encoding NAD(P)H-binding protein, with protein MAYSTITNLDTAAAQKHSHELRARLLSSSSDRYVTGPSGAGNGERVLVLGGTGYIGRALVPELARRGYRPAVLARDASVKDEVEFADAEVVAGDPTRTKDVEHSVAMAPTAVVISLLSGRRPNDAEECRSVDYDAVVNGIKASVANDVQQFIQISDFGAYRPELIPQVYKLQVEGELMGQHHGALPWTIVRPTAYYPYLSMTFGDVKNGLPYRIFDHGEYNVVNPIAREDLAEFITNQVLAPDAYGRVLPVGGPWAADNVVTLKDAGQMMFDITGREAEWDVVPMSTWDKKIARLTRIGKISKKVAPVAYYLEAAKYWSVVDHVAPAYGTRTLREFMEKLKDREFPTGSFRERMKNGTAVMPTDI; from the coding sequence ATGGCTTACAGCACCATCACCAACCTCGACACCGCCGCTGCTCAGAAGCACAGCCACGAGCTGCGAGCGCGTTTGCTCTCGAGCTCGTCCGACCGCTACGTGACTGGCCCCTCAGGCGCCGGCAACGGCGAGCGAGTGCTGGTGCTCGGCGGCACCGGCTACATCGGTCGGGCGCTCGTTCCGGAGCTCGCCCGCCGCGGCTACCGACCCGCCGTCCTCGCCCGGGACGCCTCGGTCAAGGATGAAGTCGAGTTCGCCGACGCCGAGGTCGTCGCCGGTGACCCGACGCGAACGAAGGACGTCGAGCACTCGGTAGCGATGGCACCCACTGCCGTGGTCATCTCACTGCTCAGTGGTCGTCGTCCGAACGACGCCGAGGAGTGCCGGTCGGTCGACTACGACGCCGTGGTGAACGGCATCAAGGCCTCGGTCGCGAACGACGTGCAGCAGTTCATCCAGATCAGCGACTTCGGCGCCTACCGGCCCGAGCTGATCCCGCAGGTCTACAAGCTCCAGGTCGAGGGCGAGCTCATGGGCCAGCACCACGGCGCGCTCCCGTGGACGATCGTGCGGCCGACCGCGTACTACCCCTACCTGTCGATGACCTTCGGCGACGTCAAGAACGGCCTGCCGTACCGGATCTTCGACCACGGCGAGTACAACGTCGTCAACCCGATCGCGCGCGAGGACCTCGCCGAGTTCATCACCAACCAGGTGCTGGCGCCCGATGCGTACGGTCGCGTCCTGCCTGTCGGGGGGCCGTGGGCCGCCGACAACGTCGTCACCCTGAAGGACGCCGGACAGATGATGTTCGACATCACCGGACGTGAGGCTGAGTGGGACGTCGTCCCGATGTCCACCTGGGACAAGAAGATCGCGCGCCTCACCCGCATCGGCAAGATCAGCAAGAAGGTCGCGCCGGTCGCGTACTACCTCGAGGCGGCGAAGTACTGGTCCGTCGTCGACCACGTCGCGCCGGCGTACGGGACACGCACGCTGCGCGAGTTCATGGAGAAGCTCAAGGACCGTGAGTTCCCGACCGGCAGCTTCCGTGAGCGGATGAAGAACGGCACCGCCGTGATGCCGACCGACATCTGA
- a CDS encoding alkaline phosphatase D family protein has translation MISSTPPRASSKSSLPSFATADSLTRRRALAVAGGSAAGLAFALSSAGVAHAGEGSVERDPFTLGVASGDPTPTSVLLWTRLAPEPVAIGSGLDPRRRYPVMWEVATDERFRRTVARGVAMATAEENFSVHVDVRGLQPGRPYWYRFRSGRHVSTVGRTQTTPSPRAAPHLRFAFASCMNYRAGYFQTMRDMAERDLDLILFLGDYLYEYPVQQLPVGRTIPSLPAEVLPMTTTLDQYRLRYALYKLDPDLQAAHHAAPWIVTWDDHEVSNDYETDAPDDLLRRAAAYRAYWENMPLRRPHRPRGSDARLYRRLAWGSMAQFDILDTRQYRDPMAGGSTTPDVGERRNPTRTVLGREQERWFAGSFGMTPVRWNFVGQQLLMARLNTAAAEGAPTTFSAGTWDGYQASQQRMFDVVSDGLDSGRVRNFCSLGGDVHTSYVSNLISDSLDPGSPLIGVDITSPSITSAQDFNPVANEARQVRRRMNPTLRWADLHCGYDICDVTAERAEFEVRVVDKVSVPDSPVYTGARFTVEDRVPGFAEG, from the coding sequence GTGATCTCCTCGACTCCTCCTCGAGCTTCGTCCAAGTCCTCGCTCCCGTCGTTCGCCACGGCCGACTCGCTCACACGGCGCCGCGCTCTCGCTGTCGCTGGTGGCAGTGCTGCCGGTCTCGCCTTCGCACTCAGCAGCGCCGGCGTTGCCCACGCCGGAGAAGGCAGCGTCGAGCGTGACCCGTTCACGCTCGGGGTGGCTTCCGGCGACCCGACGCCCACCTCCGTCCTTCTGTGGACGCGGCTCGCCCCAGAGCCGGTGGCCATCGGATCCGGTCTGGATCCGCGCCGGCGCTACCCGGTGATGTGGGAGGTCGCGACCGACGAGCGGTTCCGGCGTACGGTCGCGCGCGGAGTCGCGATGGCGACGGCTGAGGAGAACTTCTCGGTGCACGTGGACGTCCGTGGGCTGCAGCCCGGCCGGCCGTACTGGTACCGGTTCCGCTCCGGCCGCCACGTCAGCACCGTCGGCCGTACGCAGACGACACCGAGTCCGCGTGCGGCGCCACATCTGCGGTTCGCCTTCGCGTCGTGCATGAACTACCGGGCGGGCTATTTCCAGACGATGCGCGACATGGCCGAGCGCGACCTGGATCTGATCCTGTTCCTCGGCGACTACCTCTACGAGTACCCGGTCCAACAGCTCCCGGTCGGCCGTACGATCCCGTCGCTGCCGGCCGAGGTCCTGCCGATGACGACGACGCTCGACCAGTACCGGCTCCGATACGCGCTCTACAAGCTCGACCCTGATCTGCAGGCCGCCCACCACGCGGCACCGTGGATCGTCACGTGGGACGACCACGAGGTCAGCAACGACTACGAGACCGACGCCCCCGACGACCTGCTGCGGCGAGCGGCGGCGTACCGGGCGTACTGGGAGAACATGCCCCTCAGGCGACCGCACCGGCCACGCGGCTCCGACGCCCGTCTCTATCGTCGCCTCGCGTGGGGTTCGATGGCACAGTTCGACATCCTCGACACGCGGCAGTACCGCGACCCGATGGCAGGGGGCTCGACGACACCGGACGTGGGCGAACGACGCAACCCCACACGCACGGTGCTCGGGCGCGAGCAGGAGCGCTGGTTCGCCGGCAGCTTCGGCATGACCCCAGTGCGCTGGAACTTCGTCGGTCAACAGCTCCTGATGGCACGCCTCAACACCGCAGCGGCCGAAGGTGCGCCAACCACGTTCAGCGCGGGGACCTGGGACGGCTACCAGGCGTCCCAGCAGCGGATGTTCGACGTCGTCTCCGACGGCCTCGACTCCGGTCGCGTACGCAACTTCTGCTCGCTGGGCGGCGACGTCCACACCTCGTACGTCTCCAACCTGATCTCGGACAGCCTCGACCCGGGCTCACCACTGATCGGTGTCGACATCACCAGCCCCTCGATCACCAGCGCGCAGGACTTCAACCCGGTCGCGAACGAGGCCCGCCAGGTCCGCCGACGCATGAACCCGACGCTGCGCTGGGCCGACCTGCACTGCGGGTACGACATCTGCGACGTCACCGCCGAACGCGCGGAGTTCGAGGTGCGGGTGGTGGACAAGGTGAGCGTGCCCGACTCTCCCGTCTACACCGGGGCGCGGTTCACGGTGGAGGACCGGGTTCCCGGGTTCGCGGAGGGCTGA
- a CDS encoding PadR family transcriptional regulator, whose product MSDDLVRQHVQELRRGTVVLACLLSLREPGYGYGLLESLDESGIAVDANTLYPLLRRLEKQGLLSSEWNTDEARPRKFYRTSADGGRLAEALVAEWHDIDTALARFTSGGTR is encoded by the coding sequence ATGAGCGACGACCTGGTCAGACAGCACGTGCAGGAGCTACGCCGCGGCACGGTGGTGCTCGCATGCCTCCTGTCGCTCCGTGAGCCCGGATACGGCTACGGCTTGCTCGAGTCGCTCGACGAGTCTGGCATCGCGGTGGACGCGAACACGCTCTATCCCCTGCTGCGCCGCCTCGAGAAGCAGGGCCTGCTCAGCAGCGAGTGGAACACCGACGAGGCCCGGCCGCGCAAGTTCTACCGCACCAGCGCCGACGGCGGTCGACTCGCCGAGGCCCTCGTCGCCGAATGGCACGACATCGACACCGCGCTCGCGCGATTCACCTCCGGAGGGACCCGATGA
- a CDS encoding ABC transporter substrate-binding protein: MTTRVGFFPHNNSLFVLRHRGLLEQALDDVTWVDLRELPSGPKPGVRDGLPTAHADHLFSKEGYDVIGTGFTPPITGLGQGHDLVYIGISEPRVENGRLVAKASSGISTVADLRGKKVGIGHGSWQTTLLLFALEQVGLGWDDVEPVDVGADAADLFLAGSIDAWTGAYPELSRVEQETEVTTLIETEGLFSHPSLWFTRRDFAVERTDELAAVIDALQESDARIVADPREAAEFFVADAQAHGQPASVESWEYALAHRPFGIKPVDDTFLDEQQRAADLLFANGLLPKAVDVRTAVLPEVSALVEKSRTAVAHSAS, encoded by the coding sequence ATGACCACCCGCGTCGGATTCTTCCCGCACAACAACTCGCTGTTCGTCCTGCGCCACCGCGGCCTCCTCGAGCAGGCGCTCGACGACGTGACCTGGGTCGACCTGCGCGAGCTGCCGTCGGGGCCGAAGCCCGGCGTCCGCGACGGGCTCCCGACCGCGCACGCCGACCACCTGTTCAGCAAGGAGGGCTACGACGTGATCGGTACGGGGTTCACTCCCCCGATCACCGGCCTCGGCCAGGGCCACGACCTCGTCTACATCGGCATCTCGGAGCCACGCGTCGAGAACGGCCGGCTGGTGGCGAAGGCCAGCTCGGGCATCTCGACCGTCGCCGACCTGCGCGGCAAGAAGGTCGGCATCGGGCACGGCTCGTGGCAGACGACCCTGCTCCTGTTCGCGCTCGAGCAGGTCGGTCTGGGCTGGGACGACGTCGAGCCGGTGGACGTGGGCGCTGACGCCGCGGACCTCTTCCTCGCCGGTTCCATCGACGCCTGGACCGGTGCGTACCCGGAGCTCTCGCGCGTCGAGCAGGAGACCGAGGTGACGACGCTGATCGAGACCGAGGGTCTGTTCAGCCACCCGTCGCTGTGGTTCACGCGCCGCGACTTCGCGGTCGAGCGCACCGACGAGCTGGCCGCCGTGATCGACGCGCTGCAGGAGTCCGACGCGCGGATCGTCGCCGACCCGCGTGAGGCGGCGGAGTTCTTCGTCGCCGACGCGCAGGCGCACGGGCAGCCCGCCAGCGTCGAGTCGTGGGAGTACGCGCTCGCGCACCGCCCGTTCGGCATCAAGCCGGTCGACGACACGTTCCTCGACGAGCAGCAGCGCGCCGCGGACCTGCTGTTCGCGAACGGTCTCCTGCCGAAGGCGGTCGACGTCCGTACGGCGGTGCTGCCCGAGGTGTCGGCCCTCGTCGAGAAGTCGCGCACCGCGGTGGCGCACAGCGCGAGCTGA